The stretch of DNA ccttagcccagcgctgggggctatatatatgcatctccacttcatttgcaaggtacgcattatttagctaagaaaacctctacaaacacaaactgacttgagcgtcggagtgcctgcaggtacacaacccccctccgctccaacaggggtctcaacgctctcaaccaccgcaaacgccggcgaagtcgcatcattctggtcaacacgatcaaAAATGTTAACGttcaaaacaattttatttatttgattttgctTGATCAGTCAAATTCTTTAGataatttatttgagttttatCCTCAATATGATTGTGGTCAAAAAGAGCCCAATAccataaaataccaaaattcagcataaaatatgattaaatatatcaattatttaataaattttaaaaatgtgttgattcttataaaaataaccgaagaaataataaaaataaagatgtcAAATTGTCGATGTAAAATGTAATTCCATTCTCAAAGTTTCTccaatattttttcttctatttaacCGTCCTAATAATTCCAATCCCTATTGTACATTGAGTCTCACTCAGAAACCAATGAAGAAGAATCAAAGAAAGCACAAAAAGGGTTGTTTGTTGAACCTTTAATTTTGTATGGTCTACAATCTAGAATCATTCAACTTCAAAACAATTGTCCTATACTCCTATGCCTAGTCAAATCCCAGCATTCTCATAACTGACCCCAAATATACGTTTGGCCTCCTCTGACCGTAACCAACGTTAactgtttatatttatttaatagtaCCATTACtaccaattaattaattaaattaaacttataTAGGTCCAATGAATGAAGATTGACTCATATCTGAGCAAATCTCAAATactataagcaaaaattagtATTAAATCCatcaacttttaattttttctttttttgcttatatcagttttctaccaaaaaaaagagTAGTATTCCAAAAGGGTGAAAATTCAACTTCCACGGTTGGCgagcaaactttttttttttgttattgtcgAGTAGTCTAAATTTTGGCAAAATTATATTGCAGATctattcttatttatttgtaataatttgatcatttatcttatttatttgtaatagtttggtcatttatttttatttgtaacactatgatcctttattattttttatttgtaacatttaggtcttttatttttataaataaataagacaatgaccaaaatgttacaaaaaaaagactaaagtgttacaaataaaaaagataaagaccaaagtgttacaaataaaagataaatgaccaaaatgttacaaaaaaaaaagataaaagaccaaagtgtttaaaaaataagataaatgacctgCATGGTAATTTTACcctaaattttttatctttaatgtAGACAAGTGGGATGACCCAAATTTGAACTACAgtcccctgcatatataataaaatttctctGCTAACATAGCTAAACTCACGGGACGACATGCAAACTTTtcttttgtcaagtagcctagtggcgaAAAATTTCAGTCATAAGATGGATACATAAAATGACTGGGATTCGAACCCCAatctcctgcatatataatgtaacgTTCCTCTATTGAAAGAATCCTAAAAATCCAACTCACATAAAATTTTCTatgcaaaataataaaataaaagaataaaaaataaccGTATCCAAGGACCaggattttttaatttttttatcaaagcaGGACCAGATACATAGATAcacaaaattgaattgaaaaatgaatgaataaaattgtgattaataaataaataagatttggTTTTGGATTTGGAATTTGACAGGAGAAGAGACAAGTGGACCTAGTAGATGGATTTTGCAAAGATTTCTTAGATTTGGATCCTCCGAATCTTATAcctttattaattttctttacCCTTTTCTgccttttcaaatttcaatttagCCCCACAAATcagtttacttttattttacttatttttcatCACCCTTCTGTTTTCTAGTAGAAGGGGACTCTAGTAGTTCAGAGTTCGGGGTAAGCTGTGACACTAAGTGATTTTAGTCCCCTCCTAAATGCAGTGGAGAGGGATCGAACCGTAATACTCCCTACTAAGtacagcgtcaatcaccaccgaaccatttaacatttgattttatttttcttttatttcatttttactattttattactattactattattagCACGCGtcctttatttttctctttcctaAATATCATGTAAATATAACCCCCACTCTTTCATTTTCCATTTTCACTCACACAACtcttgtgtttttattttcagtTATTtcttataacaataaaaatttcggagaatttgaaaaaaaataaaaaattcatttgagAAATTTTGAGTTTATCAGTTTGTTATGGCTGCCGCCGGCGAGATTTTCCGGTCGAATTTGACTGAATTGTTGGAGGAATCACATTCAGGTGATAATGAATTACACGTGCTTGCTGTTGATGATAGTCTTGTTGATCGTAAAGTCATTGAACGTTTGTTGAAGATTTCTTCATGCAAAGGTATAAAAATGATCGTAAAGTCATAGAGAATTCAatgtttttttgtgatttttttgtttggaattGATTCTGAAAGTGTGTTTGGAATtggattttgttgttgttttcagTTACGGTTGTGGAGAGTGCAAGAAGAGCTCTTCAGTTTTTGGGATTGGATGGAGATGGAGAGAATAGTGATATTGGATTTGATGTAAGCAAATTCTGTTTTTGGATTCTAAATTGTGTTTGGTTATATGAAGTACATACAAGACACACGGACACTCTAACATgtcgacactgataataatttgacaaaatgacgtaattcaatgtaatcatatgtgtcAGTGTTAGACATTGACGCCGACGCACatctaatctgaggagtgttcCTGTTTCATAGGTTTGAATATTGGAAATTAGATTGGATTGGTGCTGATGttgttattttgtttgatttgttatgGTGGCAGGGTGTGAAGGTTAATTTGATAATGACCGATTATTCGATGCCTGGGATGACAGGATATGAACTATTGAAGAAAATCAAGGTGGTTATTTATTGGTTGTTGATTTTAATATGTTGCTGAATTTCTTTatttgaattgttgattatggAATTATGTTGTATTGTATgtaaagttttgttttgaaattgtgTATTGGAGGAAGGTGGTTCTTATTAGTCTCTACCTGTTTGTGTTAATTTCAGCAGGAGTCTTCTGTTTTTAGGGAGATTCCAGTGGTGATCATGTCGTCGGAGAATGTTTTGACTCGAATTGATAGGTAAGAAATTGAATGAATTATGCATCTAAAGAAATTGAATGAATATTACATCTGAAACATGACAATTTCTCGTCAATAATATATGCATATTTGGACATTAAATGATGAACCATTGAATCCAATCTAAAGTTAAGTTCATATTGAATTCCCTAAAGTTTATAAATTCTAATCAGGAAATATGCATACAATTTGCCACCTAATCTGGAAATAAATTCATTGTATGGATCACAAATATTATCCTATGGAGGCACGAATGTTATGTGTTAACTGTTTAAGCTCCCAGTGTTTTCCACTCAGGCTTATGCTATAAGCCATGTCTTGATTAACACTAAGAATGGATGAAGTGATTGTAGAGATGCAAGAGACTACTCAGTTCTACATAATTATTAACAACCTAAAAACCATTTATAGATTATTTGGTAAACTAGTGATGCATGAAGTTTCTGTGCTGTTATGTGGTTGGCACTACTATTTTTAGTCCTGCTtcttaatgtttttattttcactcATTTGCAGGTGCCTCGAGGAAGGAGCTGAGGATTTTCTATTGAAGCCAGTCAAGTTGTCAGATGTAAGGCGCTTGAAAGAATTTATCATGAGAGGCGAAGTGAAGGATGGTGAGAAAAATTCTCTCAAACGAAGGCGATCATCAGATGATTGC from Trifolium pratense cultivar HEN17-A07 linkage group LG5, ARS_RC_1.1, whole genome shotgun sequence encodes:
- the LOC123885231 gene encoding two-component response regulator ARR5-like isoform X2, with protein sequence MAAAGEIFRSNLTELLEESHSGDNELHVLAVDDSLVDRKVIERLLKISSCKVTVVESARRALQFLGLDGDGENSDIGFDGVKVNLIMTDYSMPGMTGYELLKKIKESSVFREIPVVIMSSENVLTRIDRCLEEGAEDFLLKPVKLSDVRRLKEFIMRGEVKDGEKNSLKRRRSSDDCSPSLSTTFSPMRHLCDPPSSLFSPLSPSTLSSKKSRL
- the LOC123885231 gene encoding two-component response regulator ARR5-like isoform X1 — translated: MAAAGEIFRSNLTELLEESHSGDNELHVLAVDDSLVDRKVIERLLKISSCKVTVVESARRALQFLGLDGDGENSDIGFDGVKVNLIMTDYSMPGMTGYELLKKIKQESSVFREIPVVIMSSENVLTRIDRCLEEGAEDFLLKPVKLSDVRRLKEFIMRGEVKDGEKNSLKRRRSSDDCSPSLSTTFSPMRHLCDPPSSLFSPLSPSTLSSKKSRL